The following coding sequences lie in one Flagellimonas eckloniae genomic window:
- a CDS encoding DUF3995 domain-containing protein produces MGVITILISIVLIFLAVLHFYWAAFGIKDPSKIIPTRINEKRVMAPGKFGAIIVGIILLFFAFIFINKILMYIDSDWTGYVAKGIGILFIVRAFGDFKYVGFFKSAKNSKFSVLDTRYYSPLCLLLGALILILEF; encoded by the coding sequence ATGGGGGTAATTACTATTCTGATATCGATAGTTTTAATTTTTTTGGCCGTACTTCATTTTTACTGGGCGGCATTTGGCATTAAAGACCCTTCAAAAATAATTCCCACAAGAATCAATGAAAAAAGAGTAATGGCTCCAGGAAAGTTTGGGGCCATAATCGTTGGTATTATTCTGCTCTTTTTTGCCTTTATCTTTATAAACAAGATTCTGATGTATATAGATTCTGATTGGACGGGATACGTGGCTAAAGGTATTGGCATTTTATTTATAGTTCGTGCCTTTGGGGATTTTAAATATGTTGGCTTTTTCAAATCTGCCAAGAATAGCAAGTTTTCGGTTTTAGATACACGCTATTACTCCCCATTGTGTCTACTTTTGGGAGCACTTATTTTAATTTTGGAGTTTTGA
- a CDS encoding Hsp20/alpha crystallin family protein, with protein MSIVKRNNVFFPSLMNDLLRPDWFGGTENWNTNFPAVNIKDNTEGFELELAVPGLKKDDFKVEVDNDILTISSEITSENKETKDNYTRKEFSFRSFNRAFTLPETVDGTKIDASYENGILKLTLPKKDEALPKPKRLISIG; from the coding sequence ATGAGTATAGTAAAAAGAAATAATGTGTTTTTCCCATCCTTAATGAATGATCTTTTAAGACCGGATTGGTTTGGCGGGACTGAAAATTGGAACACCAACTTTCCGGCAGTAAACATCAAAGACAATACAGAAGGTTTTGAATTGGAATTAGCCGTTCCTGGTCTTAAAAAAGATGATTTTAAAGTGGAAGTGGATAATGATATTTTGACCATATCCAGTGAAATTACTTCTGAAAACAAGGAAACAAAGGACAATTACACCAGAAAGGAATTTTCGTTTAGGTCATTTAATCGAGCCTTCACTTTACCGGAAACGGTAGATGGTACCAAAATAGACGCTTCATATGAAAATGGAATTTTAAAATTAACCTTACCCAAAAAAGATGAGGCATTGCCAAAACCAAAGCGATTAATTTCGATAGGGTAG
- a CDS encoding thioredoxin family protein produces MRAAFTYITQLSLFLFLLIGSQTQAQSVQWLSWDEAVQLSQNDSQPKKMFIDVYTDWCGWCKKMDKDTFQNPEVAAYMQDNFYMVKMDGEGKEPIDFQGKTFNFVPSGRRGYHEFAAALMQGKMSYPTVIFLDEDLKMLSPVPGYQKVEPFLQIARYFGDNIYKDQDWQSYAGM; encoded by the coding sequence ATGCGCGCAGCTTTCACCTATATAACTCAACTAAGCTTATTTCTTTTTCTTTTAATTGGATCTCAAACACAGGCCCAAAGCGTACAATGGCTAAGTTGGGATGAAGCAGTGCAGTTGTCCCAAAATGATTCACAGCCTAAGAAAATGTTCATAGATGTGTACACAGATTGGTGCGGTTGGTGCAAGAAAATGGATAAGGACACATTTCAAAACCCTGAAGTTGCAGCTTATATGCAGGATAATTTCTATATGGTAAAAATGGATGGAGAAGGCAAGGAGCCTATTGATTTTCAAGGCAAAACCTTCAATTTTGTACCTTCAGGAAGAAGAGGTTACCATGAGTTTGCCGCTGCCCTAATGCAGGGTAAAATGAGTTATCCCACGGTCATTTTTTTAGATGAAGACCTAAAGATGCTATCTCCTGTTCCCGGTTATCAAAAAGTGGAACCTTTCCTGCAAATTGCCCGTTATTTTGGTGATAATATTTACAAAGACCAAGATTGGCAAAGTTATGCTGGGATGTAA
- a CDS encoding LON peptidase substrate-binding domain-containing protein: MMILPLFPLQSVFFPGETVPLHIFEDRYKQLINDCRKEAMTFGIPVFINNTLVYGTEVQLVEVVTTYENGEMDVVGVARQVFKVLSFENRMKGKLYAGGDVEFLDSENDADDALRKEVLEGVEKLYDLMHVPFTKTSPKQFNSYSLAHKMGLSFEQEYELLQIPNETDRLLYIKKHLETTALVLSEVNRTKNTIEMNGHFKNFDPLDFEDFKV; the protein is encoded by the coding sequence ATGATGATATTACCTCTATTCCCATTGCAATCGGTTTTTTTTCCAGGTGAAACAGTACCTCTACATATTTTTGAAGACCGCTACAAACAATTAATAAATGACTGTAGAAAGGAGGCTATGACCTTTGGAATTCCGGTGTTTATAAATAATACACTTGTATATGGGACAGAAGTTCAGTTGGTTGAGGTTGTTACAACCTATGAGAACGGTGAAATGGATGTTGTTGGAGTTGCAAGACAGGTATTTAAGGTACTGTCTTTTGAAAATCGAATGAAGGGAAAGCTTTATGCGGGTGGCGATGTGGAGTTTTTGGATAGTGAGAATGATGCAGACGATGCCCTACGCAAAGAAGTTTTGGAGGGTGTAGAAAAGTTATATGACCTAATGCACGTGCCTTTTACCAAAACTTCTCCAAAACAGTTTAATAGTTATTCCCTTGCACATAAAATGGGATTATCCTTTGAGCAGGAGTATGAACTTCTGCAAATTCCAAATGAGACTGATAGGTTGTTGTATATCAAAAAGCACTTAGAGACAACTGCATTAGTTTTAAGTGAAGTGAATAGAACCAAAAATACTATAGAAATGAATGGACACTTTAAAAATTTTGATCCTTTGGATTTTGAAGATTTTAAAGTCTAA
- the lysA gene encoding diaminopimelate decarboxylase, whose amino-acid sequence MNSQNLLNIAKKFGAPVYVYDAEKITSQFNRLTKAFKGVGSLRLNYATKALSNISILRLMNNLGSGLDTVSVQEVKLGLMAGFKPESIIYTPNGVSLEEIEEASALGVQINIDNLSILEQFGSKHPDVPVCIRINPHVMAGGNSNISVGHIDSKFGISIHQIPHLLRIVDLTQMNINGIHMHTGSDILDIDVFLYASEILFETAKNFKNLEFIDFGSGFKVPYKAGDIETNVEELGKKLTKRFNEFCNEYGRELTLAFEPGKFLVSEAGHFLAKVNVVKQTTSTVFASVDSGFNHLIRPMLYGSSHEISNISNPNGKERYYSVVGYICETDTFGSNRRINEISEGDILSFKNAGAYCFTMASNYNSRYRPAEVLWYKGKAHLIRERETFDDILRNQVDAKELFEPPKKVVAK is encoded by the coding sequence ATGAACTCCCAGAATTTACTAAATATTGCCAAAAAGTTTGGTGCACCGGTATACGTGTATGACGCCGAAAAAATTACGTCACAATTTAACCGTTTGACAAAAGCCTTTAAAGGAGTGGGTAGCCTTAGACTAAACTATGCCACAAAAGCACTTTCCAATATTTCCATTTTACGTTTGATGAACAATTTGGGGAGTGGTTTGGATACGGTATCTGTTCAAGAGGTTAAACTTGGGCTGATGGCCGGTTTTAAACCTGAATCCATTATTTATACACCAAATGGGGTATCGTTGGAGGAAATTGAAGAAGCTTCAGCTCTAGGGGTTCAGATTAATATTGACAATTTATCAATATTGGAACAGTTTGGGAGCAAACATCCCGATGTACCTGTTTGTATCAGAATTAATCCACATGTAATGGCTGGAGGCAACTCCAATATTTCAGTTGGTCATATTGATTCAAAGTTCGGAATCAGCATTCATCAAATTCCACATTTGTTGCGCATTGTTGATCTAACCCAAATGAACATCAATGGGATTCACATGCATACGGGAAGTGATATCCTGGATATTGATGTCTTCCTTTATGCTTCGGAAATTTTATTTGAGACTGCAAAAAACTTCAAGAATTTAGAGTTTATTGATTTTGGAAGTGGATTTAAAGTACCATACAAAGCAGGTGATATAGAAACCAATGTGGAAGAACTGGGCAAAAAACTAACGAAAAGATTCAATGAGTTCTGTAATGAATATGGTAGGGAATTAACCTTGGCCTTTGAGCCCGGAAAATTCTTGGTAAGTGAAGCGGGTCATTTTCTTGCTAAGGTAAATGTGGTGAAACAAACTACTTCTACTGTTTTTGCAAGTGTCGATTCAGGATTTAATCATTTAATACGTCCAATGCTTTATGGATCATCCCATGAAATCAGCAATATTTCCAATCCAAATGGAAAAGAACGCTACTATTCCGTGGTAGGTTATATCTGTGAAACCGATACTTTTGGTAGTAACCGAAGAATCAATGAAATCTCAGAGGGTGATATTTTAAGCTTTAAGAATGCAGGTGCATATTGTTTTACCATGGCCAGTAACTATAACTCAAGATACCGTCCTGCAGAAGTTCTTTGGTATAAAGGGAAAGCGCATTTAATTCGAGAACGAGAGACTTTTGATGATATACTTCGAAATCAAGTAGATGCAAAAGAATTGTTTGAACCCCCTAAAAAAGTAGTTGCCAAATAG
- a CDS encoding DUF6686 family protein has product MCHSLEVLNQTKNGLFTFCNHSKLFQLVFNNLCFEFYEWELENFKKYLSTLDITYWEKNILPTINQRKIPISVGNKYFVILVNKNEIAEIKTLLATGITKVRLLKHKDINYQFIEN; this is encoded by the coding sequence ATGTGTCACTCCCTTGAAGTTTTGAACCAAACCAAAAATGGCTTATTTACTTTTTGTAACCACAGTAAACTTTTTCAATTGGTTTTCAATAATCTATGTTTTGAGTTTTATGAATGGGAATTGGAAAATTTTAAAAAATATCTTTCCACATTGGATATAACGTATTGGGAGAAGAATATTTTACCTACTATAAATCAACGCAAAATACCCATTTCTGTTGGGAACAAATATTTTGTTATCCTTGTAAACAAAAACGAAATTGCTGAAATTAAAACGCTATTAGCCACTGGCATAACGAAAGTTAGATTGTTAAAACACAAAGACATCAACTATCAATTTATAGAGAACTAG
- a CDS encoding family 16 glycoside hydrolase, with translation MKNIIFSIVFFGLIIISCKKTVPEVIEEETEVITSLPYSKLDLESLNAFRTDGPNWKIVGKSLSDFTKKHDLQVEEGTGVLVNTNEEENLNLFSVFEHGDMELDIEFMIPKGSNSGIYFQSRYEIQLLDSWQVEDLSSQDCGSIYQRWDESRPEGEKGYEGHPPFENVTKAPGLWQHYFIKFRAPRFDANGTKIENARFEKVVHNGVTIHENVEVTGPTRSSAAKDNSEVTKAPLMIQGDHGPVAFRNIKYKLYGSETLTTSNVKYNYYEVETPIKQMPNFDSIQVIESGTIDVMDVDKLSKRRNGVAFQFTSDLNVPKAGDYLFHQYSDDGSKLYIDGELIVDNGGSHRFESKRGLVNLSEGAHKLQIDYFNNNSGKGMQLQYEGPEQELQTLQGKSPYPTNNKKEPLLVNAEESPEMIRSFIYYGTEKRTHVISVGNPKGVHYSYDLKSGALLKAWKGGFADVTEMWEGRGIEQVLEPQNMSMILPENMIVAELSTKKEPYPSAIDAKLKPKGYNLNEEDCPIFKFKFDESLVLDSYSPSADGAHLVRTLEVKGKNSFYSRVGIGNYIQKVNKNYYSIDGDYYLKNEGTNQPFIREIDGRQELMYILEEGTKTKYSILW, from the coding sequence ATGAAAAATATAATTTTCAGTATTGTTTTTTTTGGCCTTATAATCATAAGCTGCAAAAAGACTGTACCTGAAGTTATCGAGGAAGAAACCGAAGTCATCACTTCGCTTCCATACTCGAAGTTGGATTTAGAGAGTTTAAATGCTTTTAGAACTGATGGTCCCAATTGGAAGATTGTTGGAAAGTCATTATCAGATTTTACCAAAAAGCATGATTTACAAGTTGAAGAAGGAACGGGCGTGCTTGTCAATACCAATGAAGAAGAAAACTTGAATTTGTTTTCTGTTTTTGAACATGGAGATATGGAGTTGGATATTGAGTTTATGATACCAAAAGGATCCAATTCCGGAATCTATTTTCAAAGTCGCTATGAAATACAGTTATTGGATAGCTGGCAAGTTGAAGATTTGAGCTCTCAAGATTGTGGAAGTATATATCAGCGATGGGATGAATCACGACCTGAAGGTGAAAAAGGATATGAAGGTCATCCTCCTTTCGAAAATGTAACCAAAGCACCTGGTTTATGGCAGCATTATTTTATAAAATTTAGGGCGCCACGTTTTGACGCCAATGGAACTAAAATTGAGAATGCACGATTTGAAAAGGTGGTGCACAACGGTGTGACAATCCATGAAAATGTAGAAGTTACAGGACCAACCAGGTCATCTGCAGCAAAGGATAATTCTGAGGTTACAAAGGCCCCCTTAATGATTCAGGGTGATCATGGTCCTGTGGCTTTCCGAAATATTAAATACAAGTTGTATGGTTCAGAAACCTTGACCACTTCAAACGTAAAATACAACTATTACGAAGTGGAGACACCTATAAAACAAATGCCCAATTTTGATTCAATACAAGTAATCGAATCAGGCACTATAGATGTAATGGATGTAGATAAACTATCCAAACGGCGAAATGGCGTGGCCTTCCAGTTTACATCAGACTTGAACGTTCCTAAGGCAGGGGATTATCTTTTCCACCAGTATTCTGATGATGGATCTAAGCTCTATATTGATGGAGAATTAATCGTAGATAATGGTGGGAGTCATCGTTTTGAATCAAAACGGGGACTGGTTAATTTATCTGAAGGTGCTCATAAATTACAAATTGACTATTTCAACAATAATTCGGGCAAAGGGATGCAATTGCAATATGAAGGTCCAGAACAGGAACTTCAGACATTACAAGGTAAATCACCATACCCAACAAATAACAAGAAAGAGCCATTGTTGGTAAATGCGGAAGAATCTCCGGAAATGATTCGGAGCTTTATATACTATGGCACAGAAAAGCGTACACACGTCATTTCTGTCGGAAACCCAAAAGGAGTCCATTATTCCTATGACCTAAAGTCGGGAGCATTATTAAAGGCTTGGAAAGGTGGTTTTGCCGATGTTACCGAAATGTGGGAGGGGCGTGGTATAGAACAAGTGCTTGAACCACAGAATATGTCAATGATACTGCCTGAAAATATGATTGTTGCGGAACTGTCCACAAAAAAAGAACCCTATCCCAGTGCAATCGATGCCAAACTTAAACCTAAAGGGTATAACTTAAATGAAGAGGATTGTCCAATTTTTAAATTCAAATTCGACGAGTCCTTGGTTCTAGATAGCTATTCCCCATCTGCAGATGGTGCACATCTCGTGAGAACCTTGGAGGTAAAAGGCAAGAATTCGTTTTACAGTCGTGTTGGTATTGGAAACTACATTCAAAAAGTAAATAAAAACTATTATAGCATCGATGGAGATTATTACTTGAAAAATGAAGGAACAAACCAACCCTTTATAAGAGAGATTGATGGAAGACAAGAATTGATGTATATATTGGAAGAAGGAACGAAAACTAAATATTCCATACTATGGTAA
- a CDS encoding auracyanin family protein, producing MKNIKLSLVFVLILSLTSLGTFAQENSSQYYPIEKINIPDEISLEIGGMAFDDKGRLGVITRRGELWLIDDPTQDKPEYVRFAHGLHEPLGLAFNDGSFYSNQRGELTKLTDTNGDDKADSYETIVVWELYGNYHEYSYGPVLMDNGDMIVTLNLGWEGKGVSKSKWSGWMLKVTPDGEVIPYATGLRSPAGFGLNKEGDIFYTENQGDWVGSGRMTHLELGDFAGSPEGLRWSQEEDSPISVKFEDIDDTKELTLYEYQEEIEAVKPPSVWFPHTLMGISTSDIAVFSDKMGPFSGQLMVGDQGHSKIMRVFQEKVNGVYQGVCFPFIDGFSSGVLRMQYAPEKDAVYVGQTNRGWRSTGKEPFALERFSWSGKIPFEIKKIMVEPDGFRLEFTQPINKSSAQAITSYQITDFTYRYHHRYGSPVVQKENRTIKAIEVSEDGLSATLKLDKFRKGFIYEIKATGVRNVKGKPLLNDYGYYTLNEVPEGDTNIVSTSNSNEAGVTASNRRITELPESWGGQIDTEIQLGTLPGLQFDKKELKVVVGSKVKLTFNNSDDMPHNFLFVNPGKADEVGEAALKLGLDGAELSFIPKSDEIIAHTNMVAPSDAETIYFIAPSEPGIYQYVCTFPGHHTIMRGVLRVEAK from the coding sequence ATGAAAAACATAAAACTTAGCTTGGTTTTTGTCCTTATTTTGAGCCTTACCAGCTTAGGAACATTTGCTCAAGAAAATAGTTCCCAATACTATCCCATCGAAAAAATAAATATTCCTGATGAAATTTCTTTGGAAATTGGGGGCATGGCTTTCGATGATAAGGGAAGGCTAGGGGTAATTACCCGTAGAGGGGAATTGTGGCTGATTGATGACCCAACTCAGGATAAGCCTGAATATGTGCGTTTTGCACATGGGCTTCATGAACCTTTAGGTCTGGCTTTTAATGATGGTTCTTTTTATAGTAACCAGCGAGGTGAACTCACCAAATTAACAGATACGAACGGTGATGACAAGGCAGATTCCTATGAAACCATTGTTGTTTGGGAACTGTATGGCAATTACCATGAGTATTCCTACGGTCCGGTATTAATGGATAATGGGGATATGATTGTAACCCTCAATCTTGGTTGGGAAGGAAAGGGAGTCAGTAAATCAAAATGGAGTGGATGGATGCTTAAGGTCACTCCGGATGGAGAAGTAATACCATATGCAACTGGACTTAGGTCTCCTGCTGGATTTGGACTCAATAAAGAAGGTGATATTTTTTATACTGAAAATCAAGGCGATTGGGTGGGTTCTGGACGAATGACCCATTTGGAGTTGGGTGATTTTGCAGGTAGCCCAGAAGGTTTAAGATGGTCACAAGAAGAAGACTCACCGATTAGTGTCAAGTTTGAAGACATTGATGATACCAAAGAACTGACATTGTATGAGTATCAGGAAGAGATAGAAGCGGTAAAACCACCTTCAGTTTGGTTTCCACATACATTGATGGGAATTTCTACTTCGGATATAGCGGTATTCAGTGACAAAATGGGACCATTTAGTGGTCAATTGATGGTTGGTGACCAAGGACATAGTAAGATCATGCGGGTTTTTCAAGAGAAAGTAAATGGTGTGTACCAAGGGGTATGTTTCCCGTTTATTGATGGATTTTCCTCAGGAGTGTTACGTATGCAATATGCCCCAGAAAAGGATGCTGTCTATGTAGGGCAGACCAATAGAGGATGGAGGTCAACTGGAAAAGAACCTTTTGCATTGGAACGATTTTCATGGTCTGGAAAAATACCATTTGAAATCAAAAAAATAATGGTTGAGCCTGATGGGTTTCGATTGGAATTTACGCAACCAATAAATAAATCTTCAGCCCAAGCTATAACATCCTATCAAATTACGGATTTTACGTATCGGTACCATCATCGCTATGGTAGCCCTGTGGTACAAAAAGAAAATAGAACCATAAAAGCTATAGAAGTGTCTGAGGATGGATTGAGCGCGACACTTAAACTGGATAAGTTCCGAAAAGGGTTTATTTATGAGATCAAGGCTACAGGGGTTAGAAATGTTAAGGGAAAACCTTTATTGAATGACTATGGATATTATACGTTGAATGAAGTGCCAGAAGGGGATACGAATATTGTTTCAACGAGCAATTCCAATGAAGCTGGGGTCACTGCATCAAACCGTAGAATAACGGAATTACCAGAAAGTTGGGGTGGGCAGATTGACACTGAAATTCAATTAGGGACACTGCCCGGGCTTCAATTTGACAAAAAAGAGTTGAAAGTTGTGGTGGGAAGCAAGGTGAAACTTACCTTCAACAATAGTGATGATATGCCTCATAACTTTCTTTTCGTCAATCCAGGAAAAGCAGATGAGGTAGGAGAAGCAGCATTAAAACTAGGATTGGATGGAGCAGAGTTGAGTTTTATCCCTAAATCAGATGAAATTATAGCGCACACCAATATGGTAGCTCCATCAGATGCGGAAACGATTTACTTTATTGCACCAAGTGAACCGGGAATTTATCAATATGTATGCACTTTTCCAGGACATCATACTATCATGAGGGGAGTGCTACGTGTGGAAGCAAAGTGA
- the guaB gene encoding IMP dehydrogenase translates to MEAHLKKIVGEGLTYDDVLLVPGYSEVLPREVNIQAKFTRNIVINVPIVSAAMDTVTESQMAIAMAQEGGIGVLHKNMTIEHQAIKVRKVKRAESGMIMDPVTLPLDSFVRDAKANMKEHSIGGIPIVDGNKKLIGIVTNRDLRFEKNDDRPIAEVMTSENLVTVGEGTSLEEAEVILQNYKIEKLPVVNDNNVLVGLITFRDITKLTQKPIANKDQYGRLRVAAAIGVTPDAEDRAEALVNAGVDAIVIDTAHGHTKGVVDVLKKIKKTFPQLEVIVGNIATGEAAKYLVEAGADAVKVGIGPGSICTTRVVAGVGFPQFSAVLEVAAAIKGSGVPVIADGGIRYTGDIPKAIAAGADTVMLGSLLAGTKESPGETIIYEGRKFKSYRGMGSVEAMKEGSKDRYFQDVEDDIKKLVPEGIVGRVPYKGDLFESVHQFIGGLRAGMGYCGAKDIETLKETGRFVKITASGINESHPHDVTITKESPNYSR, encoded by the coding sequence ATGGAAGCCCACCTAAAAAAAATTGTCGGCGAAGGTTTAACGTATGATGACGTTTTACTTGTGCCGGGATATTCAGAAGTACTACCAAGAGAAGTCAACATTCAAGCAAAATTTACTAGAAACATTGTTATCAATGTTCCCATTGTTTCAGCGGCGATGGACACGGTAACCGAATCTCAGATGGCCATCGCAATGGCCCAAGAAGGAGGTATAGGAGTTTTGCACAAAAACATGACTATAGAACATCAGGCCATTAAGGTGAGAAAGGTGAAGCGGGCTGAAAGTGGAATGATCATGGACCCTGTCACTCTTCCCTTAGATTCTTTTGTTCGTGATGCTAAGGCCAATATGAAGGAACATAGCATAGGTGGAATCCCTATTGTTGATGGCAACAAAAAGCTTATTGGAATTGTTACCAATCGAGATTTACGATTTGAAAAGAATGATGATAGACCCATAGCGGAGGTTATGACATCAGAGAATTTGGTAACCGTTGGTGAAGGCACCTCGTTGGAGGAAGCCGAAGTAATTTTACAAAACTATAAGATTGAGAAACTACCGGTTGTAAATGACAACAATGTATTGGTAGGACTTATAACATTTAGGGATATTACCAAATTGACGCAAAAACCAATTGCAAACAAAGATCAATATGGTCGGTTACGGGTTGCCGCTGCAATAGGGGTTACACCAGATGCGGAAGATAGGGCAGAAGCCTTGGTCAATGCTGGAGTGGATGCTATAGTTATTGATACTGCACATGGTCATACCAAAGGAGTTGTGGATGTACTGAAAAAGATAAAAAAGACCTTTCCCCAACTAGAAGTAATCGTAGGAAATATAGCAACCGGTGAAGCTGCTAAATATTTAGTGGAAGCAGGAGCGGATGCTGTTAAGGTAGGAATTGGCCCTGGTTCTATTTGTACTACACGTGTTGTAGCAGGTGTAGGATTCCCTCAATTTTCAGCGGTCTTGGAAGTCGCTGCTGCCATTAAGGGTAGTGGTGTACCTGTAATTGCAGATGGTGGAATCCGGTATACCGGTGATATCCCAAAAGCAATTGCGGCAGGGGCAGACACAGTAATGTTGGGTTCACTATTAGCAGGAACCAAAGAATCTCCAGGAGAAACCATTATTTACGAAGGACGAAAGTTTAAATCCTACCGTGGAATGGGTTCTGTTGAAGCCATGAAAGAAGGTAGCAAAGACCGATATTTTCAGGATGTGGAAGACGATATTAAAAAACTGGTTCCGGAAGGTATTGTAGGACGTGTACCTTATAAAGGAGATTTGTTTGAAAGTGTTCACCAATTTATTGGTGGATTGCGAGCTGGAATGGGTTATTGTGGCGCCAAGGATATTGAAACTTTAAAGGAGACCGGCCGTTTCGTTAAAATTACTGCCAGTGGAATCAATGAAAGTCACCCGCACGATGTTACCATTACCAAAGAGTCACCCAATTATAGCAGATAA
- the sucC gene encoding ADP-forming succinate--CoA ligase subunit beta, with protein sequence MNLHEYQGKEILASFGVRIQRGIVAHNAKEAVDAAKHLTQETGTGWHVIKAQVHAGGRGKGGGVKLAKNLKEVEELAGSIIGMNLITPQTSAEGKKVHQVLVAEDVYYPGDSETNEFYMSVLLNRGSGRNMIMYSTEGGMDIEEVAEKTPHLIFTEEIDPATGLMPFQARKIAFNLGLSGTAFKEMTKFVSSLYKAYVESDSSMFEINPVLKTSDDKIMAVDAKVSIDDNALYRRKAYAEMRDLREENPIEVEAREVGLNYVDLDGNVGCMVNGAGLAMATMDLIKMAGGEPANFLDVGGTADAKRVEEAFRIILKDPNVKAILINIFGGIVRCDRVAQGVVDAYKNMGDAIKVPIIVRLQGTNAELAKEIIDNSGLAVHSAVQFQEAADKVKEVLA encoded by the coding sequence ATGAATCTTCACGAATATCAAGGAAAAGAAATTTTAGCCAGTTTTGGAGTTAGAATCCAACGTGGAATTGTTGCACACAATGCAAAGGAAGCAGTAGATGCTGCCAAACACCTTACCCAAGAAACAGGTACGGGATGGCATGTAATCAAAGCGCAGGTTCATGCAGGAGGTAGAGGCAAGGGCGGCGGTGTAAAATTGGCCAAAAATCTAAAGGAAGTTGAGGAATTGGCGGGAAGTATTATCGGAATGAACTTGATTACACCTCAAACTTCGGCCGAAGGTAAAAAAGTACATCAAGTACTTGTTGCAGAAGATGTTTATTATCCAGGCGACAGTGAGACGAATGAGTTTTACATGTCCGTACTTTTAAATAGAGGTTCTGGAAGAAACATGATCATGTATTCTACCGAAGGAGGAATGGATATTGAAGAAGTGGCAGAAAAGACGCCACATCTAATTTTTACTGAAGAGATTGACCCTGCAACCGGATTAATGCCTTTTCAAGCCCGAAAGATTGCTTTTAATCTCGGACTGTCAGGTACAGCTTTCAAAGAAATGACAAAGTTTGTGTCATCATTATACAAAGCATATGTTGAAAGCGATTCAAGTATGTTTGAAATTAATCCAGTTTTAAAAACATCAGATGATAAGATAATGGCAGTGGATGCCAAGGTATCTATCGATGACAATGCATTATACAGAAGAAAAGCCTATGCGGAAATGCGCGATTTACGTGAGGAAAACCCCATTGAAGTTGAAGCTCGAGAGGTAGGCTTGAATTATGTCGATTTGGATGGTAACGTTGGCTGTATGGTAAATGGCGCAGGATTGGCAATGGCCACTATGGATTTGATAAAAATGGCTGGCGGAGAACCAGCTAACTTCTTGGACGTTGGTGGTACCGCAGATGCTAAAAGAGTAGAGGAAGCGTTTCGCATCATTTTAAAAGATCCAAATGTAAAGGCTATTCTTATAAATATTTTTGGAGGTATTGTTCGTTGTGATAGAGTTGCCCAAGGTGTTGTGGACGCCTATAAAAACATGGGAGATGCCATCAAAGTTCCAATTATTGTAAGACTACAAGGTACCAATGCTGAGTTGGCCAAAGAGATTATAGATAATTCTGGATTGGCTGTGCATTCAGCAGTTCAGTTTCAGGAAGCCGCTGATAAAGTGAAAGAAGTATTGGCTTAA